In Arthrobacter citreus, a genomic segment contains:
- the soxR gene encoding redox-sensitive transcriptional activator SoxR gives MGKTVGNDGVADARGWARSELTVGQVAERSGVAVSALHFYERQGLIVSRRTAGNQRRFDRSVLRRVAVIRAAQRAGVPLATIARALDELPKDAVPDHNDWQRLSRAWREELDARIHSLEALRDRLGGCIGCGCLSLAECRFVNPGDESAGRGTGAPLLEY, from the coding sequence ATGGGCAAGACGGTGGGTAATGACGGAGTAGCTGACGCACGCGGGTGGGCCCGGTCCGAACTGACCGTGGGCCAGGTGGCCGAGCGCAGCGGAGTGGCGGTGTCCGCCCTGCATTTTTATGAGCGGCAGGGGCTGATCGTCAGCCGCCGCACCGCAGGGAACCAGCGCCGCTTTGACCGGTCGGTGCTCCGCAGGGTTGCGGTCATCCGGGCCGCCCAGCGCGCCGGAGTTCCGCTGGCCACCATCGCCCGCGCCCTCGATGAACTGCCGAAAGACGCCGTGCCGGACCATAACGACTGGCAGCGGCTGTCCCGCGCCTGGCGGGAGGAACTGGACGCCCGGATCCATTCCCTGGAGGCCCTGCGGGACCGGCTCGGCGGCTGCATTGGCTGCGGCTGCCTCTCACTGGCCGAATGCCGGTTTGTGAATCCCGGTGACGAGTCGGCCGGCCGGGGAACCGGGGCCCCGCTCCTGGAGTACTGA
- a CDS encoding Ku protein, with translation MRAIWKGAIAFGLVNVPVKVYAATEDHDVSLHQVHEKDGGRIRYQRRCEVCGEVVEYKDIAKAYDDGEQTVVLTDEDLASLPVEKSREIDVVEFVPSEQVDPILFNKTYYLEPDSKSTKSYVLLRRTLEDTERTAIVQFSLRQKSRLGALRVRGDVLTLQTLLWEDEVREASFPSLDERVRISAKELEMSSALVDSFSSDFNPAEFTDDYQEQLKTLIEAKLEKGEALDTEETFGAESEDEGGKVLDLMEALRRSVEKNRGKKSGGATSGGSGSRSSSRKDDDEEAGGKKPAARKTAAKTKKGA, from the coding sequence ATGAGAGCCATCTGGAAGGGCGCCATCGCCTTTGGACTGGTCAACGTGCCGGTTAAGGTTTACGCCGCCACGGAAGACCACGACGTCAGCCTGCATCAGGTCCACGAAAAGGACGGCGGGCGCATCCGCTACCAGCGGCGCTGCGAAGTGTGCGGCGAGGTGGTGGAGTACAAGGACATCGCCAAGGCGTACGACGACGGTGAACAGACCGTGGTGCTCACTGATGAGGACCTGGCCTCCCTGCCGGTGGAAAAGAGCCGGGAAATCGACGTCGTTGAATTCGTGCCCAGCGAGCAGGTTGACCCGATCCTGTTCAACAAGACCTACTACCTGGAGCCGGACTCAAAATCCACAAAGTCCTACGTGCTGCTGCGCCGGACGCTGGAGGACACTGAGCGCACGGCCATTGTGCAGTTTTCGCTGCGCCAGAAGAGCCGGCTTGGGGCTTTGAGAGTCCGGGGAGACGTCCTGACCCTGCAGACGCTGCTGTGGGAGGACGAAGTGCGCGAAGCGTCGTTCCCGTCGCTGGACGAGCGGGTTCGGATCAGCGCCAAGGAACTGGAAATGTCCTCGGCCCTCGTTGACTCCTTCAGCTCGGACTTCAACCCCGCCGAATTCACTGATGACTACCAGGAGCAGCTGAAGACGCTGATCGAAGCCAAGCTGGAAAAGGGCGAGGCGCTGGACACCGAGGAAACCTTCGGTGCCGAGTCCGAAGACGAGGGCGGCAAGGTGCTGGACCTGATGGAGGCGCTGCGCCGCAGCGTGGAGAAAAACCGCGGCAAGAAATCCGGCGGGGCCACATCCGGCGGATCCGGGTCACGGTCATCGTCCCGCAAGGACGACGACGAAGAAGCAGGCGGAAAGAAGCCCGCGGCACGTAAAACGGCCGCCAAAACCAAGAAGGGTGCCTAG
- a CDS encoding DUF2630 family protein, whose product MDASEIQHRISELVEKEQSLRDSPAGDHPEDRLEQLRRVEEQLDQCWDLLRQRRARLDAGENPDAATVRPVGEVEGYKQ is encoded by the coding sequence ATGGATGCCAGCGAAATTCAGCACCGTATTTCCGAACTAGTGGAGAAGGAACAGTCCCTGCGGGATTCGCCGGCCGGCGACCATCCGGAGGACCGGTTGGAGCAGCTGCGCCGGGTCGAGGAGCAGCTGGACCAATGCTGGGATTTGCTGCGCCAGCGCCGGGCACGTCTGGACGCCGGCGAAAACCCGGACGCGGCCACGGTGCGCCCGGTGGGTGAAGTCGAAGGCTACAAGCAGTAA
- a CDS encoding glycosyltransferase, with protein MTAPEHIAVVLPARNEEELLPAALSSVHAAARALGAADLDGRRVSVSVTVVLDSCTDSSEEEAYRARDLWAPELGLRILSGSFGTVGAARAAGIAAQPLRSGLWIANTDADTVVPEHWLLHQHRLASAGYGLVLGTAVPDPADLTDDELRAWQQLHPLGEGHPHIHGASMGFSAGAYHRAGGFAPLASHEDVDLAARIKAAGTAWTATDTMRVVTSGRRDGRAPEGFSRFLRQLLTG; from the coding sequence TTGACCGCTCCGGAACATATAGCTGTTGTTCTTCCGGCCCGAAATGAAGAAGAGCTGCTGCCGGCCGCGCTGTCCTCGGTCCACGCTGCCGCCCGGGCGTTGGGTGCCGCCGATTTGGACGGCCGGCGGGTGAGCGTGAGTGTCACCGTGGTGCTTGATTCCTGCACCGACAGCTCCGAGGAGGAGGCGTACCGGGCTCGGGACCTGTGGGCGCCGGAACTGGGCCTGCGGATCCTGTCCGGGTCTTTTGGAACGGTGGGGGCCGCCCGCGCCGCCGGCATCGCCGCCCAACCGCTGCGGTCCGGCCTGTGGATAGCCAACACCGACGCCGACACCGTGGTTCCGGAACACTGGCTCCTCCACCAGCACCGCCTGGCGTCCGCCGGCTACGGCCTCGTGCTGGGAACCGCGGTTCCCGATCCGGCGGATCTCACCGATGATGAGCTCCGGGCCTGGCAGCAGCTGCATCCGCTGGGGGAAGGCCACCCCCACATCCATGGGGCCAGCATGGGGTTCAGCGCCGGGGCGTACCACCGGGCCGGGGGATTTGCACCGCTGGCATCCCACGAGGACGTGGATCTGGCGGCACGGATCAAAGCGGCCGGAACCGCGTGGACCGCCACCGACACGATGCGGGTGGTGACCTCGGGGCGCCGCGACGGACGGGCGCCTGAGGGCTTTTCCCGGTTCCTGCGCCAGCTGCTCACCGGGTAG
- a CDS encoding bifunctional PIG-L family deacetylase/class I SAM-dependent methyltransferase gives MPETAWIDALADRPVLDLAALFPERSGRLVVLAAHPDDETLGAGGLIASAAALGAAVDVVVATAGEASHPESPTHTSAELARIRRVELRNAVAQLAPEAVVHVLDLPDGGLAAARSELDTALAAIIGPAAANTVLAAPWRTDGHTDHDTAGLAAAALARTLGLPLLEYPIWLWHWGTPADLPSDLAVLPLADDAAAAKARAMATHVSQVEPLSAAPGDEALLSQEVLAHFERRFESFVLTRPRPPREVFEDLYLRSADPWEFESSFYEHRKRALSLAMLPRARFGSVFEPGCSIGVLTRELAVRADAVTATDISDRALDLARRRLAEAPHVTLAQGSVPQDWPEGRFDLVVVSEIGYFLQHRDLSELAARTEASLTDDGVVLLCHWRHPNDGWELTGDQVHEAFRARKGLRVLAEHREADFRIDVLTLASAVMDQQADPR, from the coding sequence ATGCCTGAAACGGCATGGATCGATGCGCTGGCCGACCGCCCCGTTCTGGATCTGGCGGCGCTCTTCCCGGAGCGCTCCGGCCGCCTGGTGGTTCTGGCCGCTCATCCCGACGACGAAACTCTCGGCGCCGGCGGACTGATCGCCTCAGCGGCCGCCCTCGGCGCCGCCGTCGACGTTGTCGTGGCCACCGCCGGGGAGGCATCCCATCCCGAATCACCCACCCACACCAGCGCCGAACTGGCCCGGATCCGCCGGGTGGAACTGCGGAACGCAGTGGCGCAGCTGGCACCCGAAGCCGTTGTCCATGTCCTGGACCTGCCCGACGGCGGACTCGCCGCCGCACGGAGCGAACTCGACACCGCCCTCGCCGCCATCATTGGGCCGGCGGCGGCGAACACCGTCCTGGCGGCTCCCTGGCGGACCGACGGACACACTGACCACGACACCGCCGGGCTGGCCGCTGCCGCGCTGGCCAGGACCCTCGGACTTCCGCTCCTGGAATACCCCATCTGGCTGTGGCACTGGGGAACCCCGGCGGATCTCCCGTCCGATCTGGCGGTTCTGCCACTGGCGGACGACGCCGCGGCGGCAAAGGCCCGCGCGATGGCAACGCACGTCAGCCAGGTGGAACCATTGTCCGCTGCTCCCGGGGATGAGGCTCTGCTGAGCCAAGAGGTCCTGGCCCATTTCGAACGCCGGTTTGAGTCCTTCGTGTTGACCCGCCCGCGCCCACCGCGGGAGGTCTTCGAGGATCTCTATCTGCGCTCGGCGGATCCCTGGGAGTTTGAGAGCAGTTTCTACGAGCACCGCAAACGGGCGCTGAGCCTGGCAATGCTGCCGCGGGCACGTTTCGGCTCGGTGTTTGAGCCCGGGTGTTCCATTGGTGTCCTCACCCGGGAGCTGGCCGTCCGGGCTGACGCGGTGACCGCGACGGACATCAGCGACCGGGCCCTTGACCTTGCCCGCCGGCGGCTGGCGGAGGCACCGCATGTCACCCTGGCGCAGGGGTCGGTGCCGCAGGACTGGCCGGAGGGCAGGTTTGATCTGGTGGTTGTTTCCGAAATCGGCTACTTCCTCCAGCACCGCGACCTTTCGGAACTGGCGGCCCGCACCGAAGCGTCCCTGACGGACGACGGCGTCGTCCTGCTGTGCCACTGGCGGCACCCCAACGATGGCTGGGAACTCACGGGGGACCAGGTCCATGAAGCCTTCCGGGCGCGGAAGGGCCTGCGGGTGCTTGCCGAACACCGCGAGGCGGATTTCCGCATTGACGTGCTGACCCTGGCCTCGGCGGTTATGGATCAGCAGGCGGACCCGCGGTGA
- a CDS encoding acyl-CoA dehydrogenase, which yields MNTLVIPALNPGFGAQETPELAELSRQAAAVRGSAAAALNMAESVAAAAPLPGQGSTKRLWSLLAVVAAADLAAARTVEPHLDALAIMEQAGETPEPGTWGVFAAEGPGTALTATRTPSGWELSGRKPWCSLAGSLDHAVVTAHTGEGLRRAFALDLRQPGVSPMSGTWVSRGLSEVDSGPVDFHKVAARPVGADNWYLQRPGFAWGGIGVAACWYGGAVGVARRMMAAAREREPDQIAHMLLGKADARLQAARAALDFAAHEVDGGRAEGRQGALLASRVRSIVADAAEEVLALADHGLGPGPLALEEEHARRTADLRIYLRQHHAERDYAALGSALLQGEDVPW from the coding sequence GTGAACACCTTAGTTATTCCGGCACTTAATCCGGGCTTCGGAGCGCAGGAGACGCCGGAACTGGCGGAACTTTCCCGTCAGGCCGCTGCCGTCCGCGGTTCGGCCGCTGCGGCACTGAACATGGCGGAAAGCGTCGCGGCAGCGGCGCCGCTCCCCGGGCAGGGAAGCACAAAGCGGCTGTGGTCCCTTCTCGCCGTCGTGGCCGCCGCTGATCTGGCGGCGGCCCGCACCGTGGAACCCCACCTGGACGCCCTCGCCATCATGGAGCAGGCCGGGGAAACTCCGGAACCCGGCACTTGGGGAGTTTTCGCGGCGGAGGGACCCGGAACCGCGTTGACGGCCACCCGGACGCCTTCCGGCTGGGAACTGTCCGGACGCAAGCCATGGTGCTCGCTCGCCGGGAGCCTTGACCATGCCGTGGTCACCGCGCATACCGGTGAAGGCCTCCGCAGGGCCTTTGCCCTTGATCTTCGCCAGCCCGGAGTGAGCCCGATGTCCGGAACCTGGGTCAGCCGCGGCCTGTCCGAAGTGGACAGTGGTCCGGTGGATTTCCACAAGGTTGCCGCGCGTCCGGTCGGTGCCGACAACTGGTACCTGCAGCGGCCGGGTTTCGCCTGGGGAGGCATCGGCGTGGCCGCCTGCTGGTACGGAGGAGCGGTGGGTGTTGCCCGCAGGATGATGGCCGCCGCGCGGGAACGGGAACCGGACCAGATTGCCCACATGCTGCTGGGTAAAGCCGACGCACGGCTTCAAGCCGCGCGGGCCGCGCTGGATTTCGCCGCTCATGAAGTGGACGGGGGCAGGGCCGAAGGCCGGCAGGGCGCGCTGCTCGCCAGCCGGGTGCGCAGTATCGTGGCCGACGCCGCCGAAGAGGTCCTGGCCCTTGCGGACCACGGACTCGGACCCGGACCACTGGCCTTGGAAGAGGAACACGCCCGCCGTACCGCGGACTTGAGGATCTACCTTCGCCAGCACCATGCCGAACGCGACTATGCCGCTCTGGGTTCCGCACTGCTGCAGGGAGAGGATGTTCCGTGGTGA
- a CDS encoding DUF4383 domain-containing protein, whose product MSYPTGGRSLRRSNAQRASWYFGLIFIVIGVLGFVPGITQNYEALYFAGNTSEAVLLGVFQVSILHNIVHLLFGFLGLILARAHNTARIFLIGGGIVYLLLWIYGLIVPHHSAGNFVPVNNADNWLHLVLGVVMVGLGLLFGSRSAPAQRTSPA is encoded by the coding sequence ATGTCCTATCCCACCGGCGGCAGATCACTTCGCCGCAGCAATGCCCAACGGGCGTCCTGGTATTTCGGCCTGATCTTCATCGTGATAGGCGTTCTGGGGTTCGTTCCGGGAATTACCCAGAACTATGAGGCTCTCTATTTCGCCGGAAACACTTCGGAGGCAGTCCTTCTCGGTGTTTTCCAAGTGTCAATCCTGCATAACATAGTCCATCTGTTGTTCGGCTTCCTGGGTCTGATTCTGGCCAGGGCCCACAACACGGCCCGGATCTTCCTTATCGGCGGCGGGATTGTTTACCTGCTGCTGTGGATCTACGGATTGATCGTGCCGCACCATTCGGCGGGGAACTTTGTCCCGGTCAACAACGCGGACAATTGGCTGCACCTGGTTTTGGGTGTGGTGATGGTGGGCCTGGGACTGTTGTTCGGCAGCCGCTCGGCGCCTGCGCAGAGGACATCCCCGGCCTAG
- a CDS encoding SDR family oxidoreductase, translating to MVFAPSTAIVTGSDSGIGRATAVALAAAGMDVGITWNTDEEGAKETAEEVRASGRKAFTARLDTTDLPGCGAVIDDLVRQLGSLDVFVNNAGTGDGKPFLDLDYETWMETLDTNLNGAFVCLQHAARTMVSAGTEGRLIAVTSVHETQPRVGSSAYTASKHGLGGLMKVMALELGRHGITVNSVAPGEIATPMTDQHNEDPHEADRPGIPLGRPGDAREIAAVVAFLASPAASYVTGASWPVDGGMLQMGPQAGSHITSTDWLEA from the coding sequence ATGGTTTTTGCCCCCAGCACAGCGATCGTCACCGGCTCGGACTCCGGGATAGGACGCGCCACGGCAGTGGCGCTGGCAGCCGCCGGAATGGATGTCGGTATCACGTGGAACACCGATGAGGAGGGGGCAAAGGAAACCGCTGAAGAGGTCCGTGCCTCCGGCCGGAAGGCCTTCACCGCCCGGCTGGACACCACCGACCTGCCCGGTTGCGGTGCTGTCATTGATGACCTCGTCAGGCAACTCGGTTCCTTGGACGTGTTTGTCAACAACGCCGGCACCGGTGACGGAAAGCCATTCCTGGACCTGGACTACGAAACGTGGATGGAGACCCTGGACACCAACCTCAACGGGGCGTTTGTCTGCCTGCAGCATGCGGCCCGGACGATGGTAAGCGCCGGCACGGAGGGCCGGCTGATCGCTGTCACCAGTGTCCACGAAACCCAGCCGCGGGTGGGATCGTCCGCCTACACAGCCTCCAAGCACGGGCTGGGCGGGCTGATGAAGGTCATGGCGCTTGAACTGGGCCGGCATGGAATCACTGTCAACTCGGTGGCACCGGGGGAAATTGCCACCCCCATGACGGATCAGCACAACGAGGATCCGCATGAAGCCGACCGGCCGGGCATTCCCCTGGGCAGGCCCGGAGATGCCCGGGAGATTGCCGCCGTCGTGGCCTTCCTCGCTTCCCCGGCCGCCAGCTATGTCACCGGCGCCTCCTGGCCGGTGGACGGCGGGATGCTGCAGATGGGGCCGCAGGCCGGCTCGCACATCACCTCCACCGACTGGCTGGAGGCTTAG
- a CDS encoding FAD-dependent oxidoreductase: MESLWLATAPPIPVDAFTPGSSYDTVVVGAGLTGLTTALLLARRGQKVAVLEARQTGAVTTGNTTAKVSLLQGLQLSSISSHQGADGVRSYVEANRAGQDWLLEFCRDHGVDHEVRTAYTYANSDNGRQSLEKELSAATAAGLPVRMTKDTELPFEVSGALELAGQAQIHPLQALASLAGEFRANGGTLVHDVRVTGAGSADGDLVRVITSSGSVTARQLVLATGIPVLDRGGYFARLLPLRSYAAAHPLRGDVPQGMYLSIDAPSRSLRTARVDGMDYLVSGGNGHAVGRHPHPQALVDDLAEWTVRHFPVAAAAYAWSAQDYEPAAGLPYVGQVPFGNGNIFAATGFNKWGMTNAVAAGLAMSEAIAPDRDGGGARNWYQPKLSSRDVLTAVRDNAEVGLEMLAGWASSMADTSESAPPEGQGKVVRRNLKPVGVCTVDGSVSRVSAICPHLGGVLSWNDAESSWDCPLHGSRFAADGTLLEGPAVRGLDRA; the protein is encoded by the coding sequence GTGGAATCACTGTGGCTGGCGACTGCGCCGCCGATCCCCGTTGATGCCTTTACCCCGGGCAGTTCCTACGACACAGTGGTGGTGGGTGCCGGTCTGACCGGGCTCACAACGGCCCTGCTCCTGGCCCGCCGCGGCCAGAAGGTGGCTGTGTTGGAAGCCCGCCAAACCGGAGCCGTCACCACCGGAAACACCACGGCCAAGGTGTCCCTGCTCCAGGGCCTGCAGCTGTCCAGCATTTCCTCCCATCAGGGAGCGGACGGCGTCCGGAGTTACGTGGAAGCGAACCGGGCAGGCCAGGACTGGCTGCTGGAATTCTGCCGGGATCACGGCGTGGACCACGAGGTCCGCACCGCCTACACCTACGCGAACAGTGACAACGGCAGGCAAAGCCTGGAAAAGGAACTGTCCGCAGCCACGGCCGCGGGGCTTCCGGTGCGCATGACCAAGGACACCGAACTGCCTTTTGAGGTCTCCGGCGCCCTTGAACTTGCCGGGCAGGCACAGATTCATCCGCTGCAGGCCCTGGCCTCGCTCGCGGGCGAATTCCGGGCGAACGGCGGAACCCTGGTGCACGACGTCCGCGTTACCGGTGCGGGCTCCGCTGACGGGGACCTGGTCCGGGTGATCACCTCGTCCGGGTCGGTGACCGCGCGGCAGCTGGTCCTGGCCACCGGCATTCCCGTGCTGGACCGCGGCGGTTACTTCGCCAGGCTCCTGCCGCTGCGGTCCTACGCGGCCGCGCATCCCCTCCGGGGAGACGTGCCACAGGGAATGTACCTGTCCATCGATGCCCCGTCCCGGTCCCTGCGCACGGCCCGGGTGGACGGGATGGATTATCTCGTCTCGGGCGGCAACGGCCACGCCGTCGGGCGCCATCCGCATCCGCAGGCGCTGGTGGATGATTTGGCGGAGTGGACGGTACGGCATTTTCCGGTGGCGGCGGCGGCTTATGCATGGTCGGCGCAGGACTATGAGCCGGCAGCCGGCCTGCCCTATGTGGGACAAGTTCCGTTTGGCAACGGGAACATCTTTGCCGCCACCGGCTTCAACAAGTGGGGGATGACCAATGCGGTGGCCGCGGGGCTGGCCATGAGCGAGGCGATAGCTCCGGACCGCGACGGCGGCGGCGCCCGGAACTGGTACCAGCCAAAGCTGTCATCGCGGGACGTCCTGACTGCTGTGCGGGACAACGCAGAGGTGGGGTTGGAGATGCTGGCCGGCTGGGCGTCGTCAATGGCCGACACCAGCGAGTCCGCGCCCCCGGAAGGGCAGGGGAAGGTGGTGCGGCGGAACCTTAAGCCGGTGGGCGTATGCACCGTGGACGGCAGCGTGTCCCGGGTATCGGCCATCTGCCCGCATCTGGGCGGAGTGCTGTCCTGGAATGATGCCGAATCATCCTGGGACTGCCCGCTGCACGGCTCCCGTTTTGCCGCCGACGGAACCCTGCTGGAGGGACCCGCCGTTCGCGGGCTGGACCGGGCCTAA
- a CDS encoding Dps family protein, with protein sequence MKASKELTTNLQAVLVDLIELHLQGKQAHWNVVGKNFRDLHLQLDEIIEDARLFADELAERMRALEAIPDGRSVAVAEGTSLPPFPAGLVDTKDTVTLTVGMLNAAVGTMRKVHDQVDEEDPTTADILHGFISKLEQYAWMVNAENVLPTATVVTPDNANSQATL encoded by the coding sequence GTGAAGGCATCCAAGGAACTGACAACCAATCTGCAGGCCGTGCTCGTGGACCTCATCGAACTGCATTTGCAAGGCAAGCAGGCGCACTGGAACGTTGTGGGCAAGAACTTCCGCGACCTTCACCTGCAGCTCGATGAAATCATCGAGGACGCCCGCCTCTTCGCTGATGAGCTGGCCGAGCGCATGCGCGCCCTGGAGGCCATCCCGGACGGCCGCAGCGTGGCCGTCGCCGAGGGAACCTCACTGCCGCCCTTCCCTGCGGGCCTGGTGGACACCAAGGACACGGTGACGCTCACCGTCGGCATGCTGAACGCCGCCGTCGGAACCATGCGGAAGGTTCACGACCAGGTGGATGAGGAAGATCCCACCACCGCCGACATCCTGCACGGCTTCATCAGCAAGCTGGAGCAGTACGCGTGGATGGTCAACGCCGAAAACGTGCTGCCCACAGCCACGGTGGTCACCCCCGACAACGCCAATTCGCAGGCGACTCTGTAA
- a CDS encoding FadR/GntR family transcriptional regulator: MERSVSPRPAATVMNGAIIDAIGADIISGVLQPGSRLTLEGLQETFGVSRTVVRDCMRILESMNLVYSKRRIGIVVQESRHWNWFDARIIRWRLNGPGRDEQYRTLTELRVAVEPMAACGAARHAGEDDRKALVELAARLRLLGEEGRLDDFLAADIAFHTLLLRTSGNEMFASLDSVVAEVLTGRTVQGLMPDHPREVALRGHEQVARAVAGGDGDEAMLQMTALLEEVRAAVA, translated from the coding sequence ATGGAGCGCAGCGTTTCGCCGCGGCCGGCGGCAACCGTCATGAACGGCGCCATCATCGACGCCATTGGTGCCGACATCATCTCCGGCGTCCTCCAGCCGGGGAGCCGGCTGACCCTTGAGGGGCTCCAGGAGACCTTTGGCGTGTCCCGCACTGTGGTCCGGGACTGCATGCGGATCCTGGAATCAATGAACCTGGTCTATTCCAAGCGGCGGATTGGCATTGTGGTGCAGGAATCGCGGCACTGGAACTGGTTCGACGCCCGCATTATCCGCTGGCGCCTCAACGGTCCGGGGCGCGACGAGCAGTACCGGACACTGACGGAACTGCGCGTGGCCGTGGAGCCGATGGCGGCCTGCGGGGCGGCACGGCATGCCGGCGAGGACGACCGGAAGGCGCTGGTGGAGCTGGCCGCGCGCCTGCGGCTGCTGGGGGAGGAAGGGCGGCTGGATGACTTCCTGGCCGCGGACATCGCCTTCCACACCCTCCTGCTGCGCACCAGCGGAAATGAAATGTTTGCTTCGCTGGATTCCGTGGTGGCTGAAGTTTTGACCGGGCGCACCGTGCAGGGACTCATGCCGGATCATCCGCGGGAAGTGGCGCTGCGGGGTCATGAGCAGGTGGCCAGGGCCGTTGCCGGCGGCGACGGCGATGAGGCGATGCTGCAGATGACCGCACTGCTTGAAGAGGTGCGGGCCGCAGTGGCCTAG
- a CDS encoding gluconokinase, translated as MSPTPQHLVIMGVSGSGKTTISTLLSEHLGWIAAEADEFHPEANIAKMSSGTPLTDEDRWPWLDSIRNWMDSQAGNGRSTIVTCSALKRTYRDILATASGEVHFVHLNGDTAVLQERMKTRSGHFMPASLLPSQLSTLEPLAGDEPGIVVDILKTPADIASDILTRLDLPTN; from the coding sequence ATGAGCCCCACCCCCCAGCACCTCGTCATCATGGGTGTTTCCGGTTCCGGCAAGACCACCATTTCAACCCTGCTGTCCGAGCATCTGGGCTGGATTGCCGCAGAAGCCGATGAATTCCACCCCGAAGCCAACATCGCCAAGATGTCCTCCGGCACCCCGCTGACCGATGAGGACCGCTGGCCCTGGCTGGACTCGATCCGGAACTGGATGGACTCCCAGGCCGGGAACGGACGCTCCACCATCGTCACCTGCTCCGCCCTCAAGCGCACCTACCGTGACATCCTGGCCACGGCGTCGGGCGAGGTCCACTTTGTGCACCTCAACGGGGACACCGCAGTGCTGCAGGAACGGATGAAGACCCGCAGCGGCCATTTCATGCCCGCTTCCCTGCTGCCGTCCCAGCTGAGCACTTTGGAGCCGCTGGCCGGGGATGAGCCAGGCATCGTCGTCGACATCCTCAAAACACCCGCGGACATCGCCTCGGACATCCTGACCCGCCTGGATCTTCCCACCAACTAA
- a CDS encoding GntP family permease yields the protein MTIEGWSPTLGAGPLLLIAAGAIALLLFLILKLRLHAFVSLILVSLVTAFATGIPTASVVTVLTGSFGNTLATVALLVGLGAMLGRLVETSGGAKVLAETLIRAFGEKRAPFALGVASLIFGFPIFFDAGLVVMLPVIFSVARRLGGGVLRYGLPAAGAFSVMHVFVPPHPGPVTASGFFEANIGVVLIVGLIIALPTWYVTSYLFGLWAGRKFVLPVPAVLGELDGEEIKNPPKFGTVVAVLLLPLILIFLNTGLNTLASAGVVSAEAAEQPWFAFLRTLGETPVALLISLLVACVVLGTRRGESKTAIEKVLESALGPVCSVILITGAGGMFGGVLRTSGIGDALGDVLSDLGVPLILAGFLIAAILRIAQGSATVALTTAAALIAPGVLEGGYNTLQTASMVVAVAAGSVVVSHVNDSGFWLVGRFMGMDVKTTLKTWTVLETLIGVMGFALAAVVFGLASLL from the coding sequence ATGACAATTGAAGGCTGGTCCCCGACCCTCGGAGCGGGACCCCTCCTCCTGATCGCGGCAGGAGCCATTGCGCTGCTGCTGTTCCTGATCCTGAAACTGCGCCTGCATGCGTTTGTTTCGCTGATTCTGGTGAGCCTGGTGACGGCTTTTGCCACCGGCATTCCCACCGCAAGCGTGGTCACCGTCCTTACCGGCAGCTTCGGCAATACGCTGGCAACCGTGGCCCTGCTCGTCGGCCTCGGCGCCATGCTCGGCCGGCTGGTGGAAACCAGCGGCGGCGCCAAGGTCCTGGCCGAAACCCTGATCCGGGCCTTCGGTGAGAAGCGCGCCCCCTTCGCCCTGGGCGTCGCGTCGCTGATCTTCGGTTTCCCCATCTTCTTTGACGCGGGCCTTGTGGTCATGCTCCCCGTGATCTTCTCCGTGGCCCGCCGCCTCGGCGGCGGTGTGCTGCGTTACGGGCTGCCGGCCGCCGGCGCGTTCTCCGTCATGCACGTCTTCGTTCCCCCGCATCCCGGCCCCGTCACCGCCTCCGGCTTCTTTGAAGCCAACATTGGCGTTGTGCTGATCGTCGGCCTCATCATTGCCCTGCCCACCTGGTACGTCACGTCCTACCTGTTCGGTCTGTGGGCCGGCCGGAAGTTCGTTCTGCCCGTTCCCGCGGTGCTCGGCGAGCTCGACGGCGAAGAGATCAAGAATCCTCCGAAGTTCGGAACCGTGGTGGCTGTGCTGCTGCTGCCCCTGATCCTGATCTTCCTGAACACCGGCCTCAACACGCTGGCGTCAGCCGGAGTGGTTTCCGCCGAAGCGGCGGAACAGCCGTGGTTCGCCTTCCTGCGCACGCTGGGTGAAACACCGGTGGCACTGCTGATTTCCCTCCTGGTGGCCTGCGTGGTCCTGGGCACCCGGCGCGGCGAATCCAAGACCGCCATTGAAAAAGTGCTCGAATCCGCATTGGGCCCGGTGTGCTCGGTCATCCTGATCACCGGCGCCGGCGGAATGTTCGGCGGCGTCCTGCGCACCTCCGGCATTGGCGACGCGCTGGGCGACGTCCTCAGCGACCTCGGCGTTCCGCTGATCCTCGCCGGCTTCCTGATTGCCGCCATCCTCCGCATCGCGCAGGGCTCGGCCACGGTGGCCCTGACCACCGCCGCTGCCCTGATCGCCCCGGGTGTGCTGGAGGGCGGGTACAACACGCTGCAGACAGCATCCATGGTGGTGGCCGTTGCCGCCGGCTCCGTGGTGGTCAGCCACGTGAATGACTCCGGTTTCTGGCTGGTGGGCCGGTTCATGGGCATGGACGTGAAAACCACGCTGAAGACGTGGACCGTGCTCGAAACACTGATCGGCGTCATGGGCTTCGCCCTCGCCGCAGTGGTCTTCGGGCTGGCGTCACTGCTCTAA